The sequence below is a genomic window from Paroedura picta isolate Pp20150507F chromosome 12, Ppicta_v3.0, whole genome shotgun sequence.
AGATCACAATAGCATGTTAAAACTGCAATACAGACAACCACACTACGTGTACAAATgggcatagcaaaaaaaaaattgatgtaagaaagcctccctccctccctccagtcctGTTGCCTTTGGCTGTGTGTCATACCAGAGCTGCCCATGGGGATTCCTGAATTTGGCTTTGCTGACTGGCCAACTGTCCTGGGCTCAGTAGCAGGTCCAGAAATGAAAGCTAGAGAGTTCTGAACTGAACCTCAGCCTGACTAGAAAAAAACCTCTGAAATTTTGTGTCATTTGCATACCTGCAAACGACAATGCTAGGGGCTCAGGTTGGTGTTTCAAGAATGCCTTCAAGTGTCTAGCAAACCCCTTTGGGTCAGAGAACTCCACAAAgcaatttgcattttttttccaaagaatGGAACATGAATGGAACACACTACCTGCTACCCGCTTCCAGATCATGTATACCAAAAGAATGACATCTGGGGCAAGCTAATTTTAAGCTACCTTAGGCTAGGCTAATGAATAATCAACATCTTAAAAccgactaaataattcgttaagcgtggagtgggaggagttagggcgggctcagtctgtgatgaggaagggtgccgattggccccttcctccggactgacaatcagagggcccaatcggcaggcgcaaagcgcctgccgattggtacCTCTGATTACCCGCCCACCCGCGGCCAACAGAGCAACTGTGAGTTGCTCCGAGttgcgaagcgcctccgacgtgtcaggccgctggccagggagctgctgcgagctgcgcacagcgcggctcgcagttgctctctgCACGCCGCCCTCCAGACTCGCCGCCACGAGATCGCCGGGCCCAGAAGAGGAGCCGCACTCGCCACCGGAGGCCCCAACATCGGCGGCAGCACCATCACCACGCCCGGCCGAGGAGCCGCAATTCCCGTCGCCCGTACCCCGAATGCCACTGCCCCCAGAGACACGAACGCCCGCTGCGGCGCCCACACGCACTGGCTTTGTGCCCTCAGGTAAGCTGCGCTACGCCCACGTGGTCCAGGACTCAcggctagagcccgctgtatttatactaCAGCGGGCCTATTTTCTAGTATTTAAATACTTCAGAAACACTCTCACAGTGCTGCTGACATCTCCAGTATGGAGTGATGGTTGGATCTCAGTGGCCAAAGTCCCTTTGCTTCCATGGGGCTTAAGCAATGGTGATATAGGGGCTGGAACAGCCTCTGTTACTGCTGGCCCTTGGTCCCTGCTTAATCCCCTTCCGATAAATGCATCAGTAGGTTTGCACAGGTGCAAGTCTCCAAGCCTCCATGCGCCAGTAGTGTGCTCCTAGCTACCTTTTGGGTTCTGCTGATCAATGGCATGTTCAAAGAACAGCAGATAGTGGAGCTGGAGACCTTTTGTAGAGGTCACTGCCCATCTTTGTCAAATTTAGTCACGGCTGTTACATTTTGTCTGTAGGGGCACGGTCCAGGGAAAAGTCTTGCCAGATGATGCTGTGGCATTGTCATCCCAAGGTTTTCTTGCTGACCTTCCTTGGCAGTGATGAAGAGAGGCTGGAAGGCCATGAATCTGTTCTGCAGAAACAAAGCCCCTTCCTAAGCAAATGTCATCCCAAAGCTTGATGCAGATAAACAGCCAATCTAGGCCTGGAGTTACATAACAGTGCAAAACTTTGACTGTCCAGTGTCCCTGGTGTGATCCACTTTGTTTTTATCTCGCACCAGAATTGCCTGGTTGCCGTACTGCGAATACCACGTGCTGCAACTCCGTCTTAAATATGTGCCCGGTGGCAGGGTCTccagttgctgctgttgctgttgccaGATCAGC
It includes:
- the BRD3OS gene encoding uncharacterized protein BRD3OS is translated as MSGQPPLAEKAFLEGYARLRYKDTSLLIWQQQQQQLETLPPGTYLRRSCSTWYSQYGNQAILVRDKNKVDHTRDTGQSKFCTVM